A single genomic interval of Bradyrhizobium sp. AZCC 1693 harbors:
- a CDS encoding acetyl-CoA C-acetyltransferase — protein MSDDVVIVSAARTPVGSFNGAFATMPAHDLGAVAIKAALERAGIEPGRVSEVIMGQILTAAQGQNPARQASIAAGIPVESPAWGVNQLCGSGLRTVALGYQALLNGDSEIVVAGGQESMSMAPHAQYLRGGVKMGGLELVDTMIKDGLWDAFNGYHMGNTAENVARQYQITRAQQDEFAVASQNKAEAAQKAGKFTDEIVPVTIKTRKGDIIVSADEYPRHGATLDSMAKLKPAFEKDGTVTAGSASGINDGAAAVVLMTAKQAAKEGKKVLGRIVSWGQAGVDPKIMGTGPIPASRAALKKAGWNIGDLDLVEANEAFAAQACAVNKDLGWDTGKVNVNGGAIAIGHPVGASGARVLVTLLHEMQKRDAKKGLATLCIGGGMGIAMCIARD, from the coding sequence ATGTCAGACGATGTCGTCATCGTCAGCGCCGCCCGCACCCCGGTCGGCAGTTTCAACGGCGCGTTCGCCACCATGCCTGCCCATGACCTCGGCGCCGTCGCCATCAAGGCCGCGCTGGAGCGGGCCGGCATTGAGCCTGGCCGCGTCTCCGAAGTCATTATGGGCCAGATCCTGACCGCGGCCCAGGGCCAGAACCCGGCCCGCCAGGCTTCGATCGCTGCCGGTATCCCGGTGGAAAGCCCGGCCTGGGGCGTCAACCAGCTCTGTGGTTCCGGCCTGCGCACGGTGGCGCTGGGCTACCAGGCGCTGCTCAACGGCGATTCCGAAATCGTGGTCGCCGGCGGCCAGGAATCCATGAGCATGGCCCCGCACGCGCAATATCTGCGCGGCGGCGTCAAGATGGGCGGCCTCGAGCTGGTCGACACCATGATCAAGGACGGCCTCTGGGATGCTTTCAACGGCTATCACATGGGCAACACCGCCGAGAACGTCGCCCGCCAATACCAGATCACCCGCGCCCAGCAGGACGAGTTCGCCGTTGCCTCGCAGAACAAGGCCGAGGCCGCGCAGAAGGCCGGCAAGTTCACGGACGAGATCGTGCCCGTCACCATCAAGACCCGCAAGGGCGACATCATCGTCAGCGCCGACGAGTATCCACGTCACGGCGCGACGCTCGATTCGATGGCCAAGCTGAAGCCCGCCTTCGAGAAGGACGGCACCGTCACCGCCGGCAGCGCGTCGGGCATCAATGACGGCGCCGCGGCGGTGGTGCTGATGACCGCCAAGCAGGCCGCCAAGGAAGGCAAGAAGGTGCTCGGCCGCATCGTCTCGTGGGGCCAGGCCGGCGTTGACCCGAAGATCATGGGCACCGGGCCGATCCCGGCGTCCCGCGCCGCACTGAAGAAGGCCGGCTGGAACATCGGCGACCTCGATCTGGTCGAGGCCAACGAGGCGTTCGCGGCGCAGGCCTGCGCGGTCAACAAGGACCTTGGCTGGGATACCGGCAAGGTCAACGTCAATGGCGGCGCGATCGCGATCGGTCACCCGGTCGGCGCGTCGGGCGCGCGCGTGCTGGTCACGCTCTTGCACGAGATGCAGAAGCGCGACGCCAAGAAGGGCCTCGCCACGCTGTGCATCGGCGGCGGCATGGGCATCGCGATGTGCATTGCACGCGACTGA
- the phbB gene encoding acetoacetyl-CoA reductase, protein MARVALVTGGTRGIGAAISKALKAAGYKVAASYAGNDAAAEKFKSETGIPVYKWDVSSFDACAEGIKKVEADVGPVDVLVNNAGITKDGAFHKMTLDQWNAVINTNLGSLFNMTRPVIEGMRARKFGRIINISSINGQKGQFGQVNYSAAKAGDIGFTKALALENAKGGVTVNAICPGYINTEMVQAVPKEVLEKSILPLIPVNRLGEPEEIARAVVFLAADEAGGITGSTMTINGGQYMV, encoded by the coding sequence ATGGCGCGTGTTGCATTGGTAACTGGGGGTACGAGGGGCATTGGCGCTGCAATCAGCAAGGCGCTGAAAGCGGCCGGCTACAAGGTTGCGGCGAGCTATGCCGGCAATGACGCCGCGGCCGAGAAATTCAAATCCGAGACCGGCATCCCCGTCTACAAATGGGACGTCAGCTCGTTCGACGCCTGCGCCGAAGGCATCAAGAAGGTCGAGGCCGATGTCGGTCCGGTCGACGTGCTCGTCAACAATGCCGGCATCACCAAGGACGGCGCCTTCCACAAGATGACACTCGACCAGTGGAACGCGGTCATCAACACCAATCTCGGCTCGCTGTTCAACATGACACGCCCGGTGATCGAAGGCATGCGCGCCCGCAAGTTCGGCCGCATCATCAATATCTCCTCGATCAACGGCCAGAAGGGCCAGTTCGGCCAGGTCAACTATTCCGCCGCCAAGGCCGGCGACATCGGTTTCACCAAGGCGCTCGCGCTGGAGAACGCCAAGGGCGGCGTTACCGTGAACGCGATCTGCCCCGGCTACATCAACACCGAGATGGTGCAGGCGGTGCCAAAGGAAGTGCTGGAGAAGAGCATCCTGCCGCTGATCCCGGTCAACCGTCTCGGCGAGCCCGAGGAAATCGCCCGCGCCGTGGTGTTCCTCGCCGCCGACGAGGCCGGAGGAATCACCGGCTCGACGATGACGATCAACGGCGGGCAGTACATGGTGTGA
- the yddG gene encoding aromatic amino acid exporter YddG encodes MTPRTATLIGLTAILMWSLLSVLTVATGKIPAFQLAAMTFAIGALVAFASFLFRPSAFNALKQPLVAWVVGVGGLFGYHALYFLALRFAPPAEAGLLNYLWPLLIVLFSSLLPGERLAPHHIVGALLGLAGTVLLFAGNGASFAPGQIPGLAAAFVAAFVWAAYSVMSRKLKAVPTDAVAGFCLATAVLAALVHGMVETTVWPETMGQWLAIIALGVGPVGAAFFVWDIGMKRGDIRVLGAASYATPLLSTAFLILAGFAQPTATIAIAAVLIAGGGLIAAKDMVWRKNP; translated from the coding sequence ATGACTCCCCGTACCGCCACGCTGATTGGACTGACCGCGATTCTGATGTGGTCGCTGCTGTCGGTGTTGACGGTCGCGACCGGAAAAATTCCGGCGTTCCAGCTCGCCGCGATGACATTTGCGATCGGCGCTCTGGTCGCCTTTGCGAGCTTTCTGTTCCGGCCCTCCGCCTTCAATGCGCTGAAGCAGCCCCTTGTGGCTTGGGTCGTCGGCGTCGGTGGCTTGTTCGGCTATCACGCGCTGTATTTCCTCGCGCTGCGTTTTGCGCCGCCGGCCGAAGCGGGCCTGTTGAACTATCTCTGGCCGCTCCTGATCGTGCTGTTCTCCTCGCTGCTGCCGGGCGAGCGGCTGGCGCCCCATCACATTGTCGGTGCGTTACTCGGGCTTGCCGGCACCGTGTTGCTGTTCGCCGGCAATGGCGCGAGCTTTGCGCCCGGCCAGATACCGGGACTTGCCGCAGCCTTCGTCGCCGCCTTTGTGTGGGCGGCCTATTCGGTGATGTCGCGCAAGCTGAAAGCGGTGCCAACGGATGCGGTGGCGGGCTTTTGCCTCGCGACTGCGGTGCTGGCCGCGCTGGTCCATGGCATGGTCGAGACCACGGTGTGGCCGGAGACGATGGGGCAGTGGCTTGCCATCATCGCGCTCGGCGTCGGTCCGGTGGGCGCCGCGTTCTTTGTCTGGGACATCGGCATGAAGCGCGGCGACATCCGCGTGCTGGGCGCCGCGTCCTACGCGACGCCGTTACTCTCGACTGCGTTTCTGATCCTCGCCGGCTTTGCGCAGCCGACCGCGACGATTGCCATCGCCGCGGTGCTGATCGCCGGCGGGGGATTGATTGCGGCGAAAGATATGGTGTGGAGGAAGAATCCGTAG
- a CDS encoding IS110 family transposase, translating to MNHYAGIDVSLECSSVCVVDASGKILREARVASEPEALIAWFRQSGFEFERIGLEAGPLSQWLFAGMKAAGLAVERLETRHVRKAFEAMPVKSDRNDARGIAQLMRLGWFRPVHCKSISAQETRSLLTARKLVQSKLLDVENSLRGILRGFGLKVGKTTGQTFAGRIEELVDGHPHLQMIAKALLAVRAVLRTEFAAFEKQTRRMVRSDTQARLLTSVPAVGPIVALTYASAIDDPTRFKSSKQAGAHFGLTPKKHQSGETDYTGRISKIGDASVRTALYEAANVMLTKPLKGCSQLKSWAMRIKKRAGMSKAKVALARRLAVIMHRMLADGTPFNAAAAAA from the coding sequence ATGAACCACTATGCCGGAATCGACGTGTCATTGGAATGCTCGAGCGTGTGTGTTGTTGACGCAAGCGGCAAGATTTTGCGCGAGGCCAGGGTGGCCAGCGAGCCGGAGGCGCTGATCGCCTGGTTCCGGCAGTCTGGCTTTGAGTTTGAGCGGATCGGGCTGGAAGCCGGGCCCTTGTCGCAATGGCTGTTTGCGGGGATGAAGGCGGCCGGCCTCGCCGTTGAGCGGCTGGAGACGCGGCACGTGCGGAAGGCGTTCGAGGCGATGCCGGTCAAGTCGGATCGCAACGATGCACGCGGGATTGCGCAACTGATGCGGCTGGGCTGGTTCCGACCGGTGCACTGCAAATCGATCAGTGCGCAAGAGACCCGATCGCTGTTGACCGCCCGCAAGCTGGTGCAATCGAAGCTTCTCGACGTCGAGAACAGCCTGCGCGGGATCCTGCGCGGTTTTGGCCTCAAGGTTGGCAAGACGACCGGGCAGACTTTCGCGGGACGGATCGAGGAACTCGTGGACGGCCATCCGCACCTGCAAATGATCGCCAAGGCGCTGCTGGCGGTGCGAGCGGTGCTGCGGACCGAGTTCGCAGCTTTCGAGAAGCAAACCCGCAGGATGGTGCGGTCCGATACGCAGGCACGGCTGCTGACGTCAGTCCCGGCGGTCGGCCCGATCGTGGCGCTGACCTATGCCAGCGCAATCGACGATCCGACCCGGTTCAAATCGTCGAAGCAGGCAGGAGCCCATTTCGGGTTGACCCCGAAGAAGCATCAATCCGGTGAGACCGACTACACCGGCCGGATCAGCAAGATCGGTGACGCCTCGGTGCGCACGGCGCTCTATGAGGCTGCCAACGTCATGCTGACCAAGCCGCTCAAGGGCTGTTCGCAATTGAAGAGCTGGGCCATGCGGATCAAAAAGCGCGCCGGCATGAGCAAAGCCAAGGTGGCGCTGGCGCGCCGGCTCGCGGTGATCATGCACCGCATGCTCGCCGACGGAACACCCTTCAACGCCGCTGCGGCGGCAGCCTAA
- a CDS encoding cupin domain-containing protein translates to MALPKEAAAIIARLDLKPHPEGGHYRETFRDNNVDADGRSRSTAIYFLLARGERSHWHRVDAVEIWHYYAGSALTLRIADDKGQRSVKLGADLAAGEAPQVIVPPHAWQAAESNGDWTLVGCTVAPGFEFAKFELAPKGWEPT, encoded by the coding sequence ATGGCGCTGCCGAAAGAAGCCGCCGCCATCATCGCGCGGCTGGACCTGAAGCCACATCCGGAAGGCGGCCATTATCGCGAAACGTTTCGCGACAACAACGTGGATGCCGATGGACGTTCACGATCGACCGCGATCTATTTCCTGCTGGCCCGCGGCGAACGCTCGCACTGGCATCGCGTCGATGCCGTGGAAATCTGGCATTACTATGCGGGCAGCGCGCTGACCCTGCGCATTGCCGACGACAAAGGCCAACGCAGTGTGAAGCTCGGCGCGGATCTCGCAGCCGGCGAAGCGCCGCAGGTGATCGTCCCGCCGCATGCCTGGCAGGCCGCCGAGAGCAACGGCGACTGGACGCTGGTTGGGTGCACGGTTGCTCCGGGATTCGAGTTTGCGAAATTCGAACTGGCGCCAAAGGGTTGGGAGCCGACGTGA
- the gloB gene encoding hydroxyacylglutathione hydrolase, producing the protein MAAEIRTFTCLNDNFGYLIHDPATKATASIDAPEAAPIIKALEREGWTLTDILVTHHHHDHIGGVAELKQKYDCRVVAPNDKSTKIANVDLRAAHGDVIKVGSLLARVLETPGHTLDHISYVFDTEKAVFAADTLFSIGCGRVFEGTYPMMWDSLLKLRALPDDFKLYCGHEYTASNVKFALTVDGDNPALKARAEEVTRLRAENKPTIPVLLGEEKKANVFLRADEPSVAAKLHMKGAGAAEVFGELRERKNKS; encoded by the coding sequence ATGGCCGCGGAAATTCGCACCTTCACCTGCCTCAACGACAATTTCGGCTATTTGATCCACGATCCCGCAACCAAGGCCACCGCATCGATCGACGCGCCGGAAGCCGCCCCGATCATCAAGGCGCTGGAGCGCGAGGGCTGGACGCTGACGGATATTCTCGTCACCCACCACCATCACGATCATATCGGCGGCGTCGCCGAGCTGAAGCAGAAATATGATTGCCGGGTCGTTGCCCCCAACGACAAGTCCACCAAGATCGCCAATGTCGACCTGCGCGCGGCCCATGGCGACGTGATCAAGGTGGGCAGCCTGCTGGCGCGGGTGCTGGAAACGCCCGGCCATACGCTCGATCATATCTCCTACGTGTTCGATACCGAAAAGGCGGTGTTTGCCGCCGACACGCTGTTCTCGATCGGCTGCGGCCGGGTGTTCGAGGGCACCTATCCCATGATGTGGGATTCGCTGCTGAAACTCCGCGCCCTGCCTGACGATTTCAAACTCTATTGCGGCCATGAGTATACGGCGTCGAACGTCAAGTTCGCGCTCACCGTCGATGGCGATAATCCGGCGTTGAAGGCACGCGCGGAAGAAGTGACGCGGCTGCGCGCCGAGAACAAGCCGACGATCCCGGTGCTCTTGGGTGAGGAAAAGAAAGCCAACGTGTTCCTGCGCGCTGACGAACCGTCAGTGGCGGCGAAACTGCACATGAAGGGCGCCGGCGCGGCCGAGGTATTCGGCGAATTGCGCGAACGCAAGAACAAGTCCTGA
- a CDS encoding methyltransferase domain-containing protein yields the protein MTIDVIDLRDFYSQRLGIVARQLINRGIRARWPDAKGQRVLGLGYPTPYLGLFREDSERCLAFMPAAQGVLKWPTARPALATLIDEFSMPLPDAAVDRILLVHALEMSDDPERLLREVWRVLAPSGRLIAVIPNRRGVWTRTDNTPFGHGRPYSRAQITQLLRQTWFTPAAWGEALFLPPVGNSWFLRSAMAWERVGAALSLPFAGVHIVEATKQVYRAIPAGRERTRLIPSLEPVLVPSSTATRDKA from the coding sequence ATGACCATCGACGTCATCGACCTCCGCGATTTCTATTCGCAGCGCCTCGGCATCGTGGCGCGGCAACTGATCAACCGTGGCATCCGGGCGCGCTGGCCGGACGCGAAGGGTCAGCGCGTGCTCGGGCTCGGCTACCCGACGCCCTATCTCGGCCTGTTTCGGGAGGATTCCGAACGCTGCCTCGCCTTCATGCCGGCGGCGCAAGGCGTCTTGAAATGGCCGACGGCGCGGCCCGCGCTGGCGACCCTGATCGATGAATTTTCGATGCCGCTGCCGGACGCCGCGGTGGACCGCATCCTGCTGGTCCACGCGCTGGAAATGTCCGACGATCCGGAGCGCCTGCTGCGCGAGGTGTGGCGGGTGCTGGCGCCGTCCGGCCGGCTGATCGCCGTGATCCCGAACCGGCGCGGCGTATGGACGCGCACCGACAACACGCCGTTCGGTCACGGCCGGCCCTATTCGCGCGCGCAGATCACGCAATTGCTGCGGCAGACCTGGTTCACGCCGGCGGCGTGGGGCGAGGCGCTGTTCCTGCCGCCGGTCGGCAACAGCTGGTTTCTGCGCTCGGCGATGGCGTGGGAGCGCGTTGGAGCAGCACTGTCGCTGCCGTTCGCCGGCGTGCATATTGTGGAAGCGACCAAGCAGGTCTATCGCGCGATCCCCGCGGGCCGCGAACGCACGCGGTTGATTCCATCGCTGGAGCCGGTGCTGGTGCCGTCGTCGACGGCGACAAGGGACAAGGCGTAA
- a CDS encoding transposase — MAYCLGERGLRSTVAWATSVGLVDISNVALLYRLRQCGDWFAMLVGQVLAATAPSASRGRMIRIIDATSVPKKGSEARKKNKVWRIHSAFDLPQERFGHFELTDQRAGETLDRIPAVAGEIRLADRAYLQPDRMATLLEAGADLVIRAGWKSARWLDAEGEVFDLLAALRKAAVRGLIDRPIWVKRKRGAPLALRLVAIKKPVQAAADARRKARRDAQRGGHQLSKQTLEAAEWVILITSLKPKDFATADVLALYRLRWRIELGFKRLKSLIGLKGPPGTDEGSARPHVLAHLLAILLLEPFIDELEVSPRLAEAA, encoded by the coding sequence TTGGCTTACTGTCTGGGCGAGCGCGGATTGCGCTCGACCGTTGCATGGGCGACATCGGTAGGTCTTGTCGATATTTCCAACGTGGCTCTGCTATATCGACTGCGTCAGTGCGGGGACTGGTTCGCAATGCTGGTGGGTCAGGTACTTGCGGCCACTGCCCCGTCAGCGAGCCGGGGACGAATGATCCGCATCATCGATGCCACTTCGGTGCCGAAGAAAGGATCGGAGGCCAGGAAGAAGAACAAGGTGTGGCGCATCCACAGCGCGTTCGATCTGCCGCAGGAACGCTTTGGCCACTTCGAACTGACCGATCAGCGGGCGGGCGAGACGCTCGACCGGATACCGGCGGTGGCTGGAGAGATCCGCCTTGCCGATCGCGCCTATTTGCAACCGGACCGCATGGCGACCCTGCTCGAAGCCGGAGCGGACCTCGTGATCCGGGCCGGCTGGAAGAGCGCGCGCTGGCTCGATGCCGAAGGTGAGGTGTTCGATCTCCTCGCCGCGTTGCGCAAGGCGGCAGTCCGCGGGCTGATCGATCGGCCGATCTGGGTAAAACGCAAGCGCGGCGCACCTCTCGCCTTGCGTCTGGTCGCCATCAAGAAGCCGGTGCAGGCGGCTGCCGACGCGCGACGCAAGGCGCGCCGCGACGCACAGCGAGGCGGTCACCAACTCTCGAAGCAAACGCTCGAGGCCGCCGAATGGGTGATCCTGATCACCTCACTCAAGCCCAAGGACTTCGCAACCGCCGATGTCCTGGCCCTATATCGCCTTCGATGGCGGATCGAACTCGGCTTCAAACGATTGAAGAGTCTGATCGGCCTGAAGGGACCGCCAGGAACCGATGAAGGCTCCGCCAGACCCCACGTTCTGGCTCATCTATTGGCCATTCTGCTGCTCGAGCCGTTCATCGACGAACTCGAGGTCTCTCCCCGCTTGGCCGAAGCCGCCTGA
- a CDS encoding DUF4167 domain-containing protein: protein MRNGQNNKRMRNRNNNNNNNNNNRRGQNPMTRVFESNGPDIKIRGTASHVAEKYVQLARDARSSGDPVAAENYYQHAEHYFRLIAAAQEQFRQNQPQPRVDAEMPATEDGDDEGESFSHFGQEPGFVPQQPQPYIRDNNPREQRGEGQPYQRDQQPREHHRDREREHRPQPQYQPQPQPQPVIADTGGGVDRLPSFITGPQPQVNGAPGGYEEGRGGERFPRRRRRPHGPRPDNMAAPAPPGEDFNPGNE, encoded by the coding sequence ATGAGAAACGGTCAGAACAACAAGCGGATGCGTAACCGGAATAATAATAACAATAACAACAACAATAACCGGCGTGGTCAAAACCCGATGACCCGGGTGTTCGAATCGAACGGACCCGATATCAAGATCCGCGGCACCGCCTCGCACGTCGCCGAAAAATACGTTCAGCTGGCGCGTGACGCGCGTTCTTCCGGCGACCCGGTCGCGGCCGAGAATTACTACCAGCACGCCGAACATTACTTCCGCCTGATCGCCGCCGCCCAGGAGCAGTTCCGGCAGAACCAGCCGCAGCCGCGCGTCGACGCCGAAATGCCGGCGACGGAAGACGGCGACGACGAGGGCGAGAGCTTCTCGCATTTCGGCCAGGAGCCGGGCTTCGTCCCGCAGCAGCCGCAACCCTACATCCGCGACAACAATCCGCGTGAGCAGCGCGGCGAAGGCCAGCCCTACCAGCGCGACCAGCAGCCGCGCGAGCACCATCGCGATCGCGAACGCGAGCACCGGCCGCAGCCGCAATATCAGCCGCAACCCCAGCCGCAGCCGGTAATTGCCGATACCGGCGGCGGGGTCGATCGGCTGCCCTCATTCATCACCGGCCCGCAGCCGCAGGTGAATGGCGCACCCGGCGGATATGAAGAGGGTCGTGGCGGCGAGCGTTTCCCGCGCCGGCGCCGCCGGCCGCATGGCCCGCGCCCCGACAACATGGCCGCGCCTGCCCCCCCGGGCGAAGATTTCAATCCGGGGAATGAGTAG
- the prmC gene encoding peptide chain release factor N(5)-glutamine methyltransferase encodes MNSFAGQTVDAARRLLTAQLKTAAVESAELDARILTGHALGLDLTGLISAAQRLLTPDQSARLEEFARRRLAGEPVARIIGEKEFWGLPLQLSSATLVPRPDTETVVELALELLRASGSLDRPLRIADLGTGSGAILLALLSELPAAQGFGTDISEAALHTASVNAARAGLSERATFVACDYASGLTGPFGLIVSNPPYIRTADIGGLAAEVRDHDPPAALDGGADGLDAYRALIPQAAGLLAPGAALVVEAGEGQSARIQALMTAAGLMPVAAPKADLAGISRAVAGHKMAR; translated from the coding sequence ATGAACTCCTTCGCCGGACAAACCGTCGACGCGGCACGGCGTTTGCTGACCGCACAACTCAAAACCGCCGCCGTCGAATCCGCCGAACTCGACGCCCGGATTCTGACAGGCCATGCGCTTGGCCTCGACCTGACCGGCCTGATATCGGCCGCGCAGCGCCTGCTCACACCGGATCAATCGGCTCGCCTCGAAGAATTCGCCCGCCGTCGTCTCGCGGGAGAACCGGTGGCCCGCATCATCGGCGAGAAGGAGTTTTGGGGTCTGCCGTTACAACTCTCGTCCGCGACGCTGGTGCCGCGGCCCGATACCGAGACGGTGGTCGAACTGGCGCTGGAACTGTTGCGCGCCAGCGGAAGCCTCGATCGCCCGCTGCGCATCGCCGATCTCGGCACCGGCTCCGGCGCAATCCTGCTCGCGCTGTTATCCGAATTGCCGGCCGCGCAAGGATTCGGGACCGACATTTCCGAAGCCGCCCTGCATACCGCCTCGGTCAACGCGGCACGCGCTGGCCTCTCGGAGCGCGCGACGTTCGTCGCCTGCGATTATGCCAGCGGACTAACCGGTCCGTTCGGTCTGATAGTCTCGAACCCGCCCTACATCCGTACGGCTGATATCGGTGGTCTGGCGGCAGAGGTGCGGGATCACGATCCGCCGGCCGCGCTCGATGGCGGCGCCGACGGGCTGGACGCCTACCGCGCGCTGATCCCCCAGGCGGCTGGCCTCCTCGCCCCGGGCGCAGCCCTTGTTGTGGAGGCCGGGGAGGGTCAAAGCGCCCGGATCCAGGCTTTGATGACGGCCGCAGGGTTAATGCCTGTGGCCGCTCCCAAAGCCGACCTGGCGGGCATTTCGAGGGCCGTCGCGGGCCACAAAATGGCCCGATAA
- the prfA gene encoding peptide chain release factor 1 → MLPEAKLDILLAHHASLEAELLGQVNSEKYVQITRELAELNPLIDAVKAYRTARAEIAGAESLLADSATDPEMRSMAEAELETLRARVAELEQKIRVALLPKDAMDDRNVMLEIRAGTGGDEASLFAGDLFRMYERFAALQGWKVEVISASEGTMGGYKEIIAEVQGRGAFAKLKFESGVHRVQRVPDTETQGRIHTSAATVAVLPEVEDVDVDIKNEDLRIETMRAQGAGGQHVNKTESAIRITHIPTGIVVMMQDSRSQHKNRASAMNILRSRVYDAERQRVDAARSADRKEKVGSGDRSERIRTYNFPQGRVTDHRINLTLYKLPQVISGEALGELTDALTTEHQAAQLAAQGAAA, encoded by the coding sequence ATGCTACCCGAAGCCAAACTCGATATCCTGCTCGCCCACCACGCTTCGCTGGAAGCCGAGCTGCTGGGGCAGGTGAATTCCGAAAAATACGTCCAGATCACGCGCGAGCTTGCCGAACTCAATCCGCTGATCGACGCGGTAAAGGCCTATCGCACGGCACGGGCCGAGATTGCGGGCGCCGAATCGCTGTTGGCGGATTCCGCCACCGATCCCGAAATGCGCAGCATGGCCGAAGCCGAGCTCGAAACGCTGCGGGCGCGCGTGGCCGAACTGGAGCAGAAGATTCGCGTGGCGCTATTGCCCAAGGACGCCATGGACGACCGCAACGTGATGCTGGAAATCCGCGCCGGCACCGGCGGTGACGAAGCCTCGCTATTCGCCGGCGACCTGTTCCGGATGTATGAGCGGTTTGCTGCCTTACAGGGCTGGAAGGTCGAGGTGATCTCGGCCTCCGAAGGCACCATGGGCGGCTACAAGGAAATCATCGCCGAAGTGCAGGGCCGCGGCGCGTTCGCCAAGCTGAAATTCGAATCCGGCGTGCACCGCGTCCAGCGCGTGCCCGACACCGAAACGCAGGGGCGCATTCACACCTCTGCCGCCACCGTCGCGGTGCTGCCCGAAGTGGAAGATGTCGACGTCGACATCAAGAACGAGGATTTGCGGATCGAAACCATGCGCGCGCAGGGCGCCGGCGGCCAGCACGTCAACAAGACCGAATCCGCGATCCGCATCACCCACATCCCGACCGGCATCGTGGTCATGATGCAGGACAGCCGCTCGCAGCACAAGAACCGCGCCTCCGCGATGAACATCCTGCGCTCGCGCGTCTATGACGCCGAACGTCAGCGCGTCGATGCGGCGCGCTCCGCGGATCGCAAGGAGAAGGTCGGCTCCGGCGACCGAAGCGAGCGCATCCGCACCTATAATTTCCCGCAGGGCCGCGTCACCGACCACCGCATCAACCTGACGCTCTACAAATTGCCGCAGGTGATTTCTGGCGAAGCACTGGGTGAATTGACCGACGCGCTGACGACCGAGCACCAGGCCGCCCAGCTCGCAGCCCAAGGCGCGGCAGCGTGA